From the Streptomyces pluripotens genome, one window contains:
- a CDS encoding DUF1015 domain-containing protein → MNTAGHSEATAHRGLELTPFRGLRYDPDRVGSLASVTSPPYDVVVRPDGVHHLQSADPYNIVRLILPQAGTPSAGTEQAADTLRRWLEEGILTADPEPCLYVYEQRDGTGMLQRGVIGTVRVSDPAEGVVLPHEDVMPPVVADRAALMRATRANLEPLLLTYRGDGTAAEVVERTAQGAPLLAMTTEDGFQHRLWSVTDPVDVSIVQSDLAHQQALIADGHHRWATYRLLRAEHPSPSPWDHGLVLLVDTARYPLRVRAIHRLLHGLAVGDALAAVAGLFRVRHLHVPLSEALEALADASCAGNAFLLAGDGAFHLLDRPDPTLLARTVPTDHPAAWRSLDATVLHATLLDHVWHIPEDSPAHIAYIHDTATTVEKAERDGGTAILMHPVREEVVRDLARQGVTMPRKSTSFGPKPASGLVLRALEI, encoded by the coding sequence ATGAACACTGCCGGTCACTCGGAAGCAACGGCGCACCGAGGCCTGGAACTCACCCCGTTCCGAGGTCTTCGTTACGACCCCGACCGGGTCGGCAGCCTGGCGTCCGTCACTTCTCCTCCGTACGACGTCGTGGTGCGTCCCGACGGGGTGCACCACCTGCAGTCGGCAGACCCGTACAACATCGTCCGTCTGATCCTGCCCCAGGCCGGCACCCCCAGTGCCGGCACCGAGCAGGCGGCGGACACCCTTCGCCGCTGGCTGGAGGAGGGCATCCTCACCGCCGACCCCGAGCCCTGTCTGTACGTGTACGAGCAACGGGACGGGACCGGCATGCTCCAGCGCGGCGTCATCGGCACGGTGCGGGTCTCGGATCCAGCGGAAGGAGTAGTGCTCCCGCACGAGGACGTCATGCCACCTGTAGTGGCGGACCGCGCGGCGCTGATGCGGGCCACGCGCGCGAACCTGGAACCGCTGCTGCTGACCTACCGGGGCGACGGCACAGCCGCCGAGGTGGTCGAGCGCACGGCGCAGGGCGCTCCGCTGCTGGCCATGACCACCGAGGACGGCTTCCAACACCGGCTCTGGTCCGTCACCGACCCCGTCGACGTGTCCATCGTCCAGTCCGACCTGGCCCATCAGCAGGCCCTGATCGCCGACGGCCACCACCGCTGGGCCACCTACCGCCTGCTGCGTGCGGAGCACCCCTCCCCCAGCCCGTGGGACCACGGGCTGGTCCTCCTGGTCGACACCGCCCGTTATCCGCTGCGCGTCCGCGCTATCCACCGACTGCTGCACGGTCTGGCGGTCGGGGACGCACTCGCCGCGGTGGCGGGCCTCTTCCGAGTGCGGCATCTCCACGTGCCGCTGTCCGAGGCCCTGGAGGCGTTGGCGGACGCCTCCTGTGCGGGCAACGCCTTCCTACTGGCCGGCGACGGCGCTTTCCACCTGCTCGACCGCCCGGACCCCACACTGTTGGCCCGGACGGTCCCGACGGACCACCCGGCCGCCTGGCGGTCTCTGGACGCCACGGTCCTGCACGCCACGCTCCTCGACCACGTATGGCACATCCCCGAGGACTCCCCGGCCCACATCGCCTACATCCACGACACGGCCACGACGGTCGAGAAGGCGGAACGCGACGGCGGAACTGCCATCCTGATGCACCCCGTCCGCGAGGAGGTCGTGCGCGACCTGGCCCGGCAGGGCGTGACCATGCCGCGCAAGTCGACGTCGTTCGGCCCCAAGCCGGCGTCGGGGCTGGTGCTGCGGGCACTGGAAATCTGA
- a CDS encoding ABC transporter ATP-binding protein, which translates to MNRLSAENVTLTYDRNVIAERMSVEIPDNSFTVIVGPNACGKSTLLRALSRMLKPSRGQVLLDGQAIQSMPAKKVARTLGLLPQSSVAPDGITVADLVGRGRYPHQGLLRQWSVEDERVVWESMRQTGVVDLADRYVDELSGGQRQRVWIAMALAQQTPLLLLDEPTTYLDIQHQIDVLDLCADLHESRGRTLVAVLHDLNHAARYATHLIALRGGEVVAEGSPADIVTAGLVEEVFGLRCRVIDDPETGTPLVVPAARKVRVTAVS; encoded by the coding sequence ATGAACCGCCTGTCCGCCGAGAACGTGACCCTCACCTACGACCGGAACGTGATCGCCGAGCGGATGTCGGTGGAGATCCCCGACAACTCCTTCACGGTGATCGTCGGCCCCAACGCGTGCGGGAAGTCGACACTCCTGCGGGCGCTGTCGCGGATGCTCAAGCCCAGCCGGGGCCAGGTGTTGCTGGACGGGCAGGCCATCCAGTCGATGCCCGCGAAGAAGGTCGCGCGGACACTGGGACTGCTGCCGCAGTCGTCCGTCGCGCCGGACGGCATCACGGTCGCCGATCTGGTCGGCCGGGGCCGCTACCCGCACCAGGGACTGCTGCGCCAGTGGTCCGTGGAGGACGAGCGCGTCGTGTGGGAGTCGATGCGGCAGACAGGGGTGGTCGACCTGGCCGACCGGTACGTGGACGAGCTGTCCGGCGGGCAGCGTCAGCGCGTGTGGATCGCCATGGCACTCGCTCAGCAGACCCCGCTGCTGCTGCTGGACGAGCCGACCACGTACCTCGACATCCAGCACCAGATCGACGTCCTCGACCTCTGTGCCGACCTGCACGAGTCCCGGGGCCGCACGCTGGTCGCCGTCCTGCACGACCTCAATCACGCGGCTCGCTACGCCACCCACCTCATCGCCCTGCGCGGTGGCGAGGTCGTCGCCGAGGGGAGCCCGGCCGACATCGTGACGGCCGGGCTGGTCGAGGAGGTGTTCGGGCTGCGCTGCCGGGTCATCGACGACCCGGAGACCGGGACTCCGCTGGTGGTGCCGGCCGCGCGCAAGGTGCGGGTCACAGCAGTTTCCTGA
- a CDS encoding TlyA family RNA methyltransferase has product MAGVARRRLDAELVRRKLARSREHASQLISAGRVTVGKTVATKPATQVETAAAIVVRADDSDPDYVSRGGHKLAGALSVFVPQGLVVEGRRALDAGASTGGFTDVLLRAGVGHVVAVDVGYGQLAWSLQKDERVTVKDRTNVRELTLEAIDGEPVDLVVGDLSFIPLGLVLPALKRCVKPDADLVMMVKPQFEVGKERLGSGGVVRSPQLRAEAVRSVAEKAWELGLGVRGVTASPLPGPSGNVEYFLWLRSGAPRLDPADVDRAVAEGPR; this is encoded by the coding sequence GTGGCAGGAGTCGCACGCCGCCGTCTGGACGCGGAGCTGGTCCGCCGGAAGCTCGCGCGCTCGCGCGAGCACGCCAGCCAGTTGATCAGCGCCGGGCGGGTCACCGTCGGCAAGACCGTGGCGACCAAGCCGGCCACCCAGGTGGAGACCGCCGCGGCCATCGTGGTCCGGGCCGACGACAGCGACCCGGACTACGTCTCCCGGGGCGGGCACAAGCTGGCCGGCGCGCTGTCGGTCTTCGTGCCGCAGGGGCTGGTGGTCGAGGGGCGGCGTGCGCTGGACGCCGGGGCGTCCACCGGCGGCTTCACCGACGTCCTGTTGCGTGCGGGGGTCGGGCACGTCGTCGCGGTGGACGTCGGCTACGGCCAACTCGCTTGGTCTCTGCAGAAGGATGAACGCGTCACCGTCAAGGACCGTACGAACGTACGCGAGTTGACGCTTGAGGCGATCGATGGGGAACCTGTGGATCTTGTCGTGGGCGATCTGTCCTTCATCCCGCTCGGGTTGGTGCTGCCTGCCCTGAAGCGGTGTGTGAAGCCGGACGCCGACCTGGTGATGATGGTCAAGCCGCAGTTCGAGGTGGGCAAGGAACGGCTCGGCAGCGGGGGTGTCGTGCGGAGTCCGCAGCTGCGGGCGGAGGCCGTGCGATCAGTGGCCGAGAAGGCCTGGGAACTGGGACTCGGGGTGCGTGGAGTCACCGCCAGTCCGTTGCCCGGCCCCTCCGGCAACGTCGAGTACTTCCTGTGGCTGCGATCCGGCGCCCCCCGCCTGGACCCGGCCGACGTCGACCGTGCAGTAGCGGAGGGGCCGCGTTGA
- a CDS encoding HAD hydrolase-like protein: MSQGVRTRPEGNGEPLSEAYDTALLDLDGVVYAGGHAIVYAVDSLAVARKGGMHLAYVTNNALRTPDTVAEHLTELGIPTAAKDVITSAQAAARLISEQVPTGSRVLVIGGEGLRVALRERGLVPVESADDDPAAVVQGYGGPGLRWARFAEASYAVARGVPWFASNTDLTIPSERGIAPGNGAAVEVVRIATGAEPQVAGKPLPPMHRETIIRTGAKRPLVVGDRLDTDIEGAFNGGVDSLLVLTGVTDGARLLAARPHHRPTYVDADLRGLLTGQPEVTEAGDGFWCGGWTAMAGADQLELEGDGAAMDGLRALCAAAWTAAGDGSCQLDVEKALARLGL, from the coding sequence ATGAGCCAGGGCGTCAGGACGAGGCCCGAGGGCAATGGGGAACCCCTGAGTGAGGCGTACGACACGGCGCTGCTGGACCTCGATGGGGTGGTGTACGCGGGCGGGCACGCGATCGTGTACGCGGTCGACTCGCTGGCGGTGGCGCGCAAGGGGGGGATGCACCTGGCGTACGTCACGAACAATGCGCTGCGCACCCCGGACACGGTGGCTGAGCACCTGACGGAGTTGGGCATACCGACAGCGGCGAAGGACGTCATCACCTCCGCACAGGCCGCCGCACGGCTGATCAGCGAGCAGGTGCCGACTGGTTCGCGGGTCCTGGTGATCGGTGGTGAGGGGCTGCGGGTGGCGCTGCGTGAGCGCGGCCTGGTGCCGGTGGAGTCGGCAGATGACGACCCGGCGGCGGTCGTGCAGGGATACGGCGGGCCCGGTCTGCGCTGGGCGCGGTTCGCCGAGGCTTCGTACGCCGTCGCGCGCGGCGTGCCGTGGTTCGCGTCCAACACCGATCTGACGATTCCGAGCGAGCGGGGCATCGCGCCGGGCAACGGAGCTGCCGTGGAGGTCGTGCGGATCGCGACCGGTGCTGAGCCGCAGGTGGCGGGCAAGCCGCTGCCTCCCATGCACCGGGAGACCATCATCCGTACCGGCGCGAAGCGGCCCCTCGTGGTCGGGGACCGGCTGGACACGGACATCGAGGGCGCGTTCAACGGCGGGGTCGACTCGCTGCTGGTGCTCACCGGTGTCACCGACGGGGCCCGGCTGCTCGCCGCGCGGCCACACCACCGGCCGACGTACGTGGACGCCGATCTGCGCGGGCTACTGACCGGGCAGCCGGAGGTCACCGAGGCGGGCGACGGCTTTTGGTGCGGGGGCTGGACCGCGATGGCCGGGGCGGACCAGCTGGAGCTGGAGGGCGACGGCGCGGCGATGGACGGGCTGCGGGCACTGTGCGCGGCGGCCTGGACGGCTGCCGGGGACGGTTCATGCCAGCTGGACGTGGAGAAGGCGCTGGCTCGGCTCGGGCTGTGA
- a CDS encoding tetratricopeptide repeat protein, producing the protein MPIPEDITGEEIDKDVRQELQSLPKTLADDVAKNLVMVARLIDEDPEAAYGYAKVALRLASRVAAVREAAGFAAYASQKYSEALAEFRAARRMTGTVELWPVMADCERGLGRPEKTLDMAGAAEVHKLDKAGQVEMRLVAAGARRDMGQLDAAIVTLQSPELASNAVHPWTARLRYAYADALLAVGREREAREWFAKAVEADRDGSTDASDRLAALDGVEFVDVLDDGDDAGEDGKSGDAADDSTGSSVPDGDE; encoded by the coding sequence TTGCCGATCCCGGAGGACATCACCGGCGAGGAGATCGACAAGGACGTACGGCAAGAGCTGCAGAGTCTGCCCAAGACCCTCGCGGACGACGTCGCCAAGAACCTGGTGATGGTCGCTCGTCTCATCGACGAGGACCCCGAGGCCGCGTACGGGTACGCGAAGGTGGCTCTGCGTCTCGCGTCCCGCGTGGCCGCCGTACGCGAGGCCGCTGGCTTCGCCGCGTACGCCAGCCAGAAGTACAGCGAGGCTCTGGCCGAGTTCCGGGCTGCCCGGCGGATGACCGGAACCGTGGAGCTGTGGCCGGTGATGGCCGACTGCGAGCGCGGGCTCGGACGGCCGGAGAAGACGCTGGACATGGCCGGCGCCGCGGAGGTGCACAAGCTGGACAAGGCCGGGCAGGTCGAGATGCGGCTGGTCGCAGCCGGGGCCCGGCGTGACATGGGTCAGCTGGACGCGGCGATCGTCACCCTGCAGAGTCCCGAGCTCGCCTCCAATGCCGTACATCCGTGGACTGCACGCCTTCGGTACGCCTACGCCGACGCGCTGCTGGCCGTCGGCCGGGAGCGCGAGGCGCGGGAGTGGTTCGCGAAGGCCGTGGAGGCCGATCGGGACGGTAGCACCGACGCCTCGGACCGGCTCGCCGCGCTGGACGGTGTGGAGTTCGTCGATGTCCTCGACGACGGCGATGACGCGGGCGAGGACGGCAAGAGCGGTGACGCCGCGGACGACTCCACCGGTTCCTCCGTGCCGGACGGGGACGAGTGA
- a CDS encoding SCP2 sterol-binding domain-containing protein produces the protein MATIEECRAALGKLSDNMQGADGEVRAAAALDRSVSCHITDLDVTFAGRMADGRIEVDGAQPGPPPAKAQIRLAMTGDDLLALVDGELNFATAWGRGRVKLEAGLLDLFRLRKLL, from the coding sequence ATGGCCACGATCGAGGAGTGCCGCGCCGCACTGGGAAAACTTTCGGACAACATGCAGGGTGCCGACGGTGAAGTCCGCGCGGCGGCAGCCCTGGACCGCTCCGTGAGCTGCCACATCACCGATCTGGACGTCACCTTCGCGGGCCGGATGGCCGACGGCCGGATCGAGGTCGACGGCGCCCAGCCCGGACCTCCGCCGGCAAAGGCCCAGATCCGACTCGCCATGACCGGTGATGACCTGCTGGCCCTGGTGGACGGCGAGCTGAACTTCGCGACCGCCTGGGGCCGGGGCCGGGTGAAGCTGGAGGCGGGTCTGCTGGACCTGTTCCGGCTCAGGAAACTGCTGTGA
- a CDS encoding FecCD family ABC transporter permease produces the protein MPRPTGRTARRAVRTPTGLSLRLDARALAVVLLLVLAAGAAAVALMGTGDAEIPAADVLRTLVGHGSAYQDFIVNELRLPRVLVGLLVGASLGLAGALFQAVSRNPLGSPDVLGLSQGSTAGALVVIVLMSGSSVQVTAGALLGGLATGLAVYLLAWRRGVHGYRLVLVGIGVSAVAAAVNGYLLTQADLVDAARAVVWMTGSLDGRDWSQVWPLLALCAVLVPLVLTHARGLRMTEMGDDVAHALGVRVQRVRLLMVVCAVLLTAVATAAAGPVGFVALTAPQLARRLTRSPGPNLVPSLCMGAVLLVVADWCSQRVFGAGQLPVGVVTGFLGGGYLLWLLVGERRAGRM, from the coding sequence ATGCCCCGGCCGACGGGCCGGACCGCCCGGCGTGCCGTGCGTACCCCCACTGGCCTGTCGCTGCGTCTGGACGCCCGTGCGCTGGCCGTCGTCCTCCTGCTGGTGCTCGCCGCGGGTGCGGCGGCCGTGGCACTGATGGGCACGGGGGACGCAGAGATCCCGGCGGCCGACGTCCTGCGGACGCTCGTCGGTCACGGCTCCGCCTACCAGGACTTCATCGTCAACGAGCTACGGCTGCCGCGCGTCCTGGTGGGCCTATTGGTCGGCGCCTCCCTCGGTCTCGCCGGTGCGTTGTTCCAGGCCGTTTCCCGCAATCCGTTGGGCAGTCCGGACGTACTCGGACTCTCCCAGGGCTCCACGGCAGGCGCACTGGTCGTGATCGTGCTGATGTCCGGCAGCTCCGTCCAGGTGACTGCCGGTGCGCTGCTCGGCGGCCTGGCCACGGGGCTCGCCGTCTATCTGCTTGCCTGGCGGCGGGGCGTGCACGGGTACCGGCTGGTCCTGGTCGGTATCGGCGTCTCGGCGGTGGCAGCCGCGGTCAACGGCTATCTACTCACCCAGGCCGATCTGGTCGACGCGGCCCGCGCGGTGGTGTGGATGACCGGTTCGCTGGACGGCCGTGACTGGTCCCAGGTGTGGCCGCTGCTCGCCCTGTGCGCCGTCCTGGTCCCGCTGGTCCTCACCCATGCCCGCGGCTTGAGGATGACGGAGATGGGCGACGACGTCGCGCATGCCCTCGGCGTGCGCGTGCAGCGCGTCCGGCTGCTCATGGTGGTCTGTGCCGTGCTGCTCACGGCGGTCGCCACCGCTGCCGCCGGCCCCGTGGGCTTCGTCGCGCTCACCGCACCCCAGCTTGCCCGGCGCCTGACCCGTTCGCCGGGGCCGAACCTGGTGCCGTCCCTGTGCATGGGCGCGGTCCTGCTGGTCGTCGCCGACTGGTGCTCGCAGCGTGTGTTCGGAGCCGGCCAGTTGCCGGTGGGCGTGGTCACCGGCTTCCTGGGCGGCGGCTACCTGCTGTGGCTGCTGGTCGGCGAGCGCAGGGCCGGCCGGATGTGA
- a CDS encoding FecCD family ABC transporter permease, whose amino-acid sequence MLVDCPPEQGAESAAAPPARLAVRAFGLLLSVAMLVVVALASIMIGAKALPWGQVWHGLVHDTGTYGDVVVDQRISRTVLGLLAGAALGLSGAVLQALTRNPLADPGLLGINAGASAAVVTATTYFGVTSLTGYVWFAFLGAAAVGALVWFLGGSRGATPVRLALAGTAVSAALYGYLQAVMITDGAALGRMRFWTVGSLASATNSTITQVLPFLAAGTVLALVLARPLNAVELGDDTARALGAHLDRIRALAMLAATVLCGAATAACGPIVFVGLMVPHLVRSITGPDLRWILPYAMVLSPVLLLGADVIGRIVARPSELQAGIVTALIGGPVFILLVRRRRTAQL is encoded by the coding sequence GTGTTGGTTGACTGTCCTCCGGAACAGGGCGCAGAGAGCGCCGCCGCGCCCCCGGCCCGCCTGGCGGTGAGGGCCTTCGGGCTCCTGTTGTCCGTCGCGATGCTGGTCGTCGTCGCCCTGGCGAGCATCATGATCGGGGCCAAGGCACTTCCGTGGGGCCAGGTCTGGCACGGCCTGGTCCACGACACGGGCACGTACGGCGACGTCGTCGTGGACCAGCGGATCTCGCGCACCGTCCTCGGTCTGCTGGCCGGTGCCGCGCTCGGTCTCTCGGGCGCGGTGCTACAGGCGCTCACCCGTAATCCGCTGGCCGACCCCGGGCTGCTGGGCATCAACGCCGGTGCCTCCGCCGCCGTCGTGACGGCCACGACCTACTTCGGCGTCACCAGCCTCACCGGGTACGTGTGGTTCGCCTTCCTCGGGGCGGCGGCGGTCGGCGCCCTGGTGTGGTTCCTCGGCGGCAGCCGGGGCGCGACCCCGGTACGGCTCGCGCTCGCCGGTACGGCGGTCAGCGCTGCCCTCTACGGCTACCTCCAGGCCGTGATGATCACGGACGGCGCGGCGCTGGGCCGCATGCGTTTCTGGACGGTGGGTTCGTTGGCCTCGGCCACGAACTCGACCATCACCCAGGTGCTGCCCTTCCTCGCGGCCGGCACGGTCCTCGCGCTCGTCCTGGCCCGGCCGCTGAACGCCGTGGAACTCGGCGACGACACCGCCCGCGCGTTGGGCGCGCACCTCGACCGGATCCGCGCACTGGCCATGCTGGCTGCCACCGTCCTGTGCGGTGCCGCGACCGCCGCCTGCGGTCCCATCGTCTTCGTCGGCCTGATGGTCCCGCATCTCGTGCGTTCCATCACCGGCCCCGACCTGCGCTGGATCCTGCCCTACGCCATGGTCCTGTCGCCCGTGCTGCTGCTCGGCGCCGATGTCATCGGGCGGATCGTGGCCCGTCCTTCGGAGCTCCAGGCCGGCATCGTCACCGCGCTCATCGGCGGTCCGGTCTTCATCCTGCTCGTACGACGGCGGAGGACGGCCCAGCTGTGA